In Papaver somniferum cultivar HN1 chromosome 9, ASM357369v1, whole genome shotgun sequence, the genomic stretch gtactaatTAATAGGTTCCGATGAAGAAAGTTCTATAATCAATAAAACGGTGTGATAAAAATTAATGCTTAAGGTATGCCctggtatacaagttaacaggaTATGCACAAatcgctttatttatttatttttttcttgtgctAGGTTGAAAAGTTAGATGCATGATATCGATCATTTATGTAATTAATTAACATGTTGCAATGTTGGGGTTTCCTCATGCCAAAAGGAAGTGACGGGAGAGAAGGATGGATTTCTTTTCTTAGTGAGTGGCTGTCGCGGTTAGGGAGGGAATTTACTCAGATATTCGAGTGAAGCCTGGCAGTAGTCCTTCCATAAGGGCTCATAAATTTTTGTCGGTTAGTAATCCAAGGACATTGGACACTATTTATTCCTTGCAACTATGGATGTGACGCTTATGATATCTTGTGTGTAAACATTGTAGGCAACAAGATCAGATATACTGAAGACGATGCTAGAATCAGATTCGTGCAAAGCTGCACAAGGTGACTGCATTTCTCTCCCGGAATTTAATTATGAAAAGCTTGAGACATTCTTGGAGTTTCTTTACCGGGGAGACTTGGCTATAGAGAAGTTTGAGAAGCATTTTTGCTCCCTTATGGTAGCAGCCGACAAGTGTGATATTCTACATTTGCAGAATTTCTCTGAGAAACGGCTTCTTAAAGGAAAATTAGCCAGAATACCCCAATTTGGATGCCATGGTTGCTAAAATGCCCCGACatttgaaaaaagtgaaaatgCCCCGTTCTGTCTACTATAACAGAATGAGCTGTCAAGAGGTCAACGAAGGGGATTTTGACCAGTCAATGGGTATATGAAATGTCGACCATGCCCTTTCCAAAAGCATTACAAAACTCGACACCTTATCTCTTCGTGGCTCGTGCATAaccctgtaaaaaaaaaaaaacgaaggaaACAGATCGAGAGTGAGTGGGAAGAAGAGAAGAGAGGAAGATCGAGATAGAGAAATAGATCCAGTTAGATCGAGAACGTTGAGTTCATCCATGGTGGTTTACGGTGGTGCTAGAGTTGTTGGAAAAGAATTGTTCTTCTTTGCTAAAACGAGTAAGTAATCCGAACCCCCTTGATTGTTTTTGTTAAAATCGACACATGAATGATTTGTTATATGTTTTTAGTCGATTATAGTTGAAGTTTAACATGATTcagtgatgaaattagggtttctgaaattggGAATTATTATGGGATTTATCAATATGAGAAATTTGATGTTAAAATTTATGGTTGATTAGTAATTTATGGTTAGtaatttttaatgttaaaatttaAGCTTTATGCAATGACTGAAATGCTTATATCATTGTAGAATCCTACTTGGTCTACGAATCCTACTTAGATGGTTTATGGTTTGTAAATGACTGTTGATTAGTAATTTATGGTCGGTAATTATGCTTTGTGCAATGACTGTTGATTAGTAATGGGCTATGGTTAGTAAATTCATGCTTATATCATTGTATGAATTGTATGAATCCTACTGGTTGATTAGTAATTCAGGCAAAAAGTGTGAAGTTAATTATAAGATGGTTTCATCGTAATAAGAATGATGTATTTGCTGGTTTGGCAATATGTATGTGCTAGACTAGTGATCACTATGGGTTCTGTATGGTAAAGTAGTTTCTTGTTATAATAAGAGACCAAAGTAATTtgcaaagttgattttttttgctGAGCAAAGTTGCTAGGTGATTTTTGAGATTCACTCAACTCAAAataagttattttatttttatttttttaactctTTCAGGATGGGTAGTATGGAGAGGGATTTCCGTGTTAGTGTAATAGGGGGCAAGCATAGAGATATTTATTTGATGGATTGTAAAGCTGGCACTAGTGGAACAATGTTCATGGGTATAATCTCAAATTATTTATGCACACAACTAATCAAGTTTTGACTTAAAGCAGATGTGTTGTTAGCATATACTccccgttactttttaataggccagtttctttttttttgagaaaattaaggaaattaagagaactaattattgaaagtgattCTCtaaacacttgtcaataaaagaagtgaagtgaaacggtccccatgacacttgtcagccaaagaaataagtgaaatggtccacataacacttgtcatcaaaagaagttaaaagaaaagtggtcccagaaaattaaagtaacatttgactttcccaattaggaaactggcctatttttttgaaatatttatttatagaaactggcctattaaaaagtaacggaggtaGTAAACACTACATGCATTTATTTGCTTCTTCAATAGTAGAAATGTTTATGAATTTTTTAAACCCTTTTATTTGGCGTTTCCCCCAAATTTAAGCTGCAACTTGCTGTCAAGTTTTCACTGAAGTTCTCTTATTctttttgtaattgtttttttatGTATGATTAAGTCCTTTTTAGGGCCTCCGACTTACACCGACGTACATGATGGATCTCTTGGCAGAAACTGATTGATTGTCGGTGCATTTGTGACCAATTGGGATGTTGATAGTCTCGTCTTGGAGGATAACCCCTTTATAAACTTTGTTGAGCTTCCTGATACATGCCAAGGTCTATATTATTGCAATGTCCTCAGCGGAGTCATCAGAGGAGCTCTAGAAACGGTAGCTTTTTTACCGAGCCTTTCTTACAGTAAATGTTTTTGGCCTTATTATGTTTGAAACATTGAATTTTTATGTTTGAAACGTTGAATTTTTATGGTAGCAGAGAGTATATATGGTTGCTCCAGCAGTCTAAATGTTTGCTTTTTAGAAACCGGTCTTGTTTTTCTTAGCAGTTGAACAGCATCTCTAGCCTTTTGCTTTAGGTTTCATAAATACTTTTATGTAATTAAAATATTTGTCTGTCATTGTTAGGTGTCTATGAAAACTGAAGTCTCATGGGTTCCTGATATGTTGCGTGGAGATGATGCATACGAGTCACGAGTGAAGCTTTTGAAGCAAGTTCCTGAAGAGTACACGTACAAAGACGATGAGTACTTTCTGACAGTCTACATTAGTACTTAGTAGTTTCATTTTTGTgcaatgtccaaaaaaaaaatgtctccaaATTATCATAAGTTTTTATACTTCTGCTCTTTTCTCGTAATGATTGCTACATAAACAAGCTCTCTTAGAAACCTTGCTAGAATTGTAATTTTTGGGTGTTCAACGTCCTACTTCAGAGGCAAACATCAAATTTCTGTGTGTTTGAAGTGTATTTGTTTCACTAAATTTACCATGTAACCATATCAGTTAATAGAAGTTCTTGCACTGCTGAAATATGCTCTTTTATTGAATGGTCGGAATCCATAACCGTCCATTTCAGTAATCTGTCACGTGTTAGATTTAATCTCTGAATTTAAGGATAAAACTGTCATTTTTGCACACGTGCGAGTTCACATCTGTGCTAAATTGACCTTTTAACTGCTAGTAACGGCCAACTTGACAGAACGGGGCATTTTAACTTTTTTTCAAATTTCGGGGCATTTCCACTGACGACACCCCCAAATTGGGGCATTTCAGCTCTTAGCCCCTTCTTAAACTACTAAACTCGTCAAAGTGCACTAAAAGTTCTAGAAATCTCGGATGCTGTCTCTAACGAGACATTGAAGCTTGCTGCGTTAAAGTTGATAGTACTACAATACAAACATATAGTCCTCCTACCCAGTTTTGATGAGTTTGCGAAACTGAACCCACATTTGGTGGTCCAAATCACTAGGGCCTCTCTCACTTATTCCAACGAGAAGAGAATATGAAATGAGGTGCTGGATACGGTCAAGGCGAAACCCTTTTGTAATTGCAGTAAAACAGTTAAAGTTGGAGCTGATGCTAACAAAGAATTTTTTGCACGAGGTGACAAATGGTGCTTTTGATGTGTATATTGACCTTTTGGAGCTATAAATCAGAAATATGCGACGTTGTGGCTAGGGCTGTAAAATACAAATGTATGACGCTGTAGTATGGACTGTAAAAACACTTCCCAGCAGGAGTGAAGTGGATTGTATGTGTGAAGGTCTATGCAACAGTATAGCTTGTAGgaaatacttttaggaacataCTATTATCCACTATATACACGTACGTAGGTATGTGTAATGGTTATATTGCAACTTTTGTTAACGGTATAATATATAAATATAGCTGTTGTCACTTCGACAATATGTGTAAGCTAAATGTAATGTGGTCGGCTTTCCATTTGTCCGGAAACTTAAAGATACACTTGTTTCTGCTTGTGTGACAATTTTCCCAAGGTTTGGATCAAACATATGCCCGTAATGCAATTTGGTCATCGAAAAGCCAACAATGAAGTTAAATTTTTCATAGTTTTGGTTCGTCTTTTTTGTTTGGCTTGGCAGACTTGAAGATTGGTAGAGGGGAGATTGCGTTCTTTTGGTACGAATAGGCTGGAGGAAAAAATCTTTATTTGGTTCAACCATTAGAGGATGAGATATACATGGTATACAGTGCTCATGTAGAACAAGATGGGAATGACACTTGTTAGTGGGAATGACACTTGCTGTACGACAAGTACAAATGTCAATCTCCAAATAACACTTGTTGAATCATAAGTACGAGTGTCAACTATCAATAATCCAGGAGTGCAAGTTGCATGAATGAGCAGCTTCATAATCAACGTATTCCACTTCATGTTTATATACAGATAACTTTATCAACGAGGTTAGCAGACTATAGAAAAAATTCAGTTGATAAACCGATTTTCAGGTTACTCGCTGCGTTTCTGGTAACGGTGAGGAGCAAGAATGTCTTGTTCAATTTGTAAAACGAGTACTGTTAATTTTTGTAGCGTTTATAATGGACGTCCTTATGACGGATACTCTGTGCAAGTGCGAGGAGGAGTCGTAGTATGTAACAGTTGCTATGGGGAAGTCGATAAGATAATCAACTTTGTAAACAACGGCCAAAAGGAAAAATCCATATCCTATCCAGCAGATACCAATTGGGTAAGCGTCAACTGTATATGAATATAAGAACAAGTTCACTCGAAATCTCTTTGGCTCTTGTTGTATTGCTCTGTTGACAATTTGGTTGCATGATGCTATTAACATGTTTTGATGTTGGGGTTTTCTTAGGGGGGAAGGTGGGCTGAAATgatggaagacaaagaagattttcaTAATGACTTAGCCGATGCATTTAAGAAAGGGATTTACTCGGATATTCAAGTGAAGCCTAGCAGTGGTCCTCCTTTACGTGCTCATAAAGTTTTGCTGGTTAAGACCATTTTTAATTTCATCAATTTTAGATCATTAATTAGCATTATTTTTTATTGAAATGTTTTTTATATCTTCGTGCAAATTGTAGGCAACAAGATCTGAAATATTGAAGCACATGCTAGCATCGGATTGGTGCAAGGCTGCACCAGAAGACTCCATCTCACTCCCGGAATTCAGTTCTGAAGAGCTTGATACCTTCATGGAGTTTCTTTACCGTGGAGACTTGGCTGTAGAAAAGTTTCAGAAGCATTGTGGCTCCCTGTTAATAGCAGCTGATAAGCATGATATTGCGCATTTGCAAAAGTTTTCTGAGCTGCAGCTAGTTAAGCTATTGAACTCATCGAATGCACTCAAAATATTAGAAATCTCAGATGTTGTCTCGAACGAGACAATAAAACTTGCTGCGTTAAAACTAATAGTACTGCGGTACAAAGATATAGTTCTCACACCAAGTTTCGATGAGTTTGCAAAAAAGAATCCAC encodes the following:
- the LOC113311571 gene encoding BTB/POZ domain-containing protein At1g01640-like: MNEQLHNQRIPLHVYIQITLSTSVYNGRPYDGYSVQVRGGVVVCNSCYGEVDKIINFVNNGQKEKSISYPADTNWGGRWAEMMEDKEDFHNDLADAFKKGIYSDIQVKPSSGPPLRAHKVLLATRSEILKHMLASDWCKAAPEDSISLPEFSSEELDTFMEFLYRGDLAVEKFQKHCGSLLIAADKHDIAHLQKFSELQLVKLLNSSNALKILEISDVVSNETIKLAALKLIVLRYKDIVLTPSFDEFAKKNPHLMEVMNVLSNFDAVNSFFGAVKEKYALL